One Candidatus Cardinium hertigii DNA window includes the following coding sequences:
- a CDS encoding malic enzyme-like NAD(P)-binding protein: MSKTTVTKEEALAYHAQFPAGKIGTSLTKFLTTPRDINTAYTPGVGAVCEEIMASHEKVYHYTGKGNLVGVVSNGTAVLGYGNIGPLAAKPVMEAKAMLFKHFAGIDAFDIEIDVTDPEEVIAFLKAIAPTFGALHLEDIKAPECFTIEEKVSKALDIPVMHDDQHATAIVVCAALLNALLVVNKELTQVQIVFSGAGASAIATAKLLLTLGVLPEQIILCDRQGVIRKDRAESNPIKEPFATDRPVHTLHDAVVDADVFIGLSSGNILMAESVKKMAKNPIIFGLSNPLPEIAYEAVMAARTDVVFATGRGDYPNQINNALAFPYLFRGALDVQATAINEAMKRAAVEAIQTLAHEEIPVIMRKYYGTNIHFGKTYLLPKVMDFRLLTHVATAVAQAAITSGVAQKAITAWESYKLELLARVNYPH, translated from the coding sequence ATGTCTAAAACTACCGTTACAAAGGAAGAAGCCTTGGCGTACCATGCCCAATTTCCCGCTGGGAAAATCGGAACCTCTCTTACCAAATTCCTAACCACACCGCGTGATATCAATACTGCCTATACCCCAGGTGTAGGAGCTGTTTGTGAAGAAATTATGGCATCCCATGAAAAGGTTTACCACTACACAGGTAAGGGCAATTTAGTAGGTGTAGTTTCGAACGGTACTGCTGTTTTAGGTTATGGTAATATTGGTCCATTGGCGGCTAAGCCCGTTATGGAAGCAAAAGCAATGTTATTCAAGCATTTTGCTGGGATAGACGCTTTTGATATTGAAATAGATGTGACTGATCCAGAAGAAGTTATAGCTTTTCTAAAGGCCATCGCGCCTACTTTTGGGGCCTTGCATTTAGAAGACATTAAAGCACCTGAATGTTTTACAATTGAAGAAAAGGTAAGCAAAGCGCTAGACATACCTGTTATGCATGACGATCAACATGCTACGGCCATTGTAGTTTGCGCAGCTTTACTAAATGCTCTACTGGTAGTAAATAAGGAGCTTACACAGGTTCAGATAGTTTTTAGTGGAGCAGGTGCAAGTGCTATCGCTACGGCTAAGCTGCTCCTAACACTAGGCGTGCTTCCTGAACAAATTATACTATGCGACAGACAAGGGGTCATTCGTAAGGACAGAGCAGAAAGTAATCCCATCAAAGAACCTTTTGCTACAGACCGCCCTGTACATACGCTACACGATGCTGTAGTAGACGCGGATGTTTTTATAGGGCTCTCCTCTGGAAATATTTTAATGGCGGAAAGTGTAAAAAAAATGGCCAAAAATCCTATTATCTTTGGCTTATCCAACCCTCTACCAGAAATCGCTTATGAAGCTGTTATGGCTGCTAGAACAGATGTGGTTTTTGCCACAGGGCGTGGGGACTATCCGAATCAAATTAACAATGCACTTGCCTTTCCCTATCTTTTCAGAGGTGCATTGGATGTGCAGGCTACGGCTATTAATGAAGCTATGAAGCGAGCAGCTGTAGAGGCGATCCAAACATTAGCCCATGAAGAGATTCCTGTTATCATGCGTAAATACTATGGCACGAACATACACTTTGGTAAAACATACCTATTACCTAAAGTTATGGACTTTCGTCTACTAACCCATGTCGCTACAGCCGTTGCACAAGCAGCTATCACTTCCGGTGTAGCCCAAAAAGCCATTACAGCGTGGGAAAGCTATAAACTGGAATTATTGGCACGCGTAAATTATCCGCACTAA
- the bcp gene encoding thioredoxin-dependent thiol peroxidase, translating into MLVSIGDKAADFFLPTQDKGEGTLKALQGKWVLLYFYPRDHTVGCTAEAKNFNDLQAAFKALDVVIIGVSTDDTASHERFKKKHALTFALIADVDSHICKQYGVWVEKSFLGKKYMGIQRSTFLIDKEGSIAFIWPKVRVSKHAEEVLAKIKAMV; encoded by the coding sequence ATGTTAGTAAGCATAGGAGATAAAGCAGCTGATTTCTTTTTACCTACACAGGATAAGGGAGAGGGCACGCTCAAAGCATTGCAGGGTAAATGGGTCCTATTGTATTTCTACCCTAGAGATCATACAGTAGGATGTACTGCTGAAGCAAAAAACTTTAATGATCTGCAAGCTGCATTTAAAGCATTAGACGTGGTTATCATTGGGGTATCTACAGACGATACTGCTTCACATGAACGTTTTAAAAAAAAACATGCCTTAACCTTTGCACTTATTGCTGACGTAGATTCACATATTTGTAAGCAATATGGCGTATGGGTGGAAAAATCTTTTCTAGGTAAAAAGTATATGGGTATCCAAAGGTCTACTTTTTTAATTGATAAAGAAGGAAGTATTGCTTTTATTTGGCCTAAAGTAAGGGTATCGAAACATGCAGAAGAAGTGCTTGCGAAAATTAAAGCTATGGTTTAG
- the rnr gene encoding ribonuclease R — MIRIMHNTPNKKEAAQQAEQILQALKKAPDKSYTFQQLCTLLQLTEKKDKAAVKKALLDLIHHSKVKKINKGRYQWLQQSTYVIGRVDYVRAEYAYIIAPDQPKDILVFQKDLLSALDKDLVKVRLCASKRRHRPEGVVVEIMERNPTPVIGRVVSTGKQAQATITQRHVTHIVLLEETEGMSLQENDKAVIALTASHGIDNQLTGTIVQHLGQAGLHEVEMHAIMAEFGLCNTFPEEVLASIQTIPTAIPETEITKRRDLRAIPTFTIDPADAKDLDDALSYQKLPNGYHQVGIHIADVSYYVLPATLLDQEAYKRNTSVYLVDRCIPMLPELLSNELCSLHPGSAKLAFSVIFELDDQGKVHNKWFGETVITSHKQFTYEEAQATLDNQTAAFYQELVALNALAKQLRAKRFKKGAINFETRELRFTLDPNGKPLQIVPKVTLETHKLIEEFMLLANREVATYVAKKIQSKKNEKKNEIAPVFIYRTHDKPDPSKLSEFFLFVQQLGYTIKPGNRPIFKTMHHLEEAIRGKPEEPIIQALAIRSMAKALYTTKPNPHFALAFSHYSHFTSPIRRYSDIVAHRLLKLYLKGKWLCEQMVLEEANCQYAVEREYIAASAERASIKYKQVEFLQNLKNETFDGIISGITEWNLYIEIVTNGCEGVVRLADLTDDVYRFEAKQFQIIGKYTKKCYRLGDSVKVSIKSCDLDKRYVYFCLHAHAH; from the coding sequence ATGATTAGAATTATGCATAATACGCCAAATAAAAAAGAAGCAGCACAACAGGCTGAACAAATCTTACAAGCTTTAAAAAAAGCTCCAGATAAATCCTATACCTTTCAGCAGCTCTGTACCCTCCTACAGCTTACAGAAAAAAAGGACAAAGCAGCCGTAAAAAAAGCTTTGTTAGATCTTATACACCATAGTAAGGTAAAAAAAATCAATAAAGGACGCTACCAATGGTTGCAGCAATCTACCTATGTAATAGGACGGGTAGATTATGTACGAGCTGAATATGCTTACATTATAGCTCCCGATCAACCAAAAGATATATTGGTATTTCAAAAAGATTTACTATCTGCCCTAGATAAAGATTTGGTAAAGGTACGTTTGTGCGCAAGCAAACGCCGCCATCGGCCAGAGGGTGTGGTAGTGGAAATTATGGAACGCAACCCTACCCCTGTTATTGGACGTGTGGTTTCAACTGGTAAACAAGCGCAAGCTACCATCACGCAACGGCATGTTACGCATATAGTTTTATTGGAAGAAACGGAGGGTATGTCTTTACAAGAAAACGATAAAGCAGTCATTGCACTAACTGCTTCCCATGGTATAGACAACCAGCTAACCGGTACTATTGTGCAGCATCTGGGACAGGCAGGCCTCCATGAGGTAGAGATGCATGCCATTATGGCTGAATTTGGCCTATGTAATACATTCCCGGAGGAAGTATTGGCCAGTATACAAACTATCCCTACTGCTATTCCTGAAACAGAAATAACCAAAAGAAGAGACTTGCGTGCCATACCTACTTTTACAATAGATCCAGCTGATGCGAAAGATTTAGATGATGCACTCTCCTATCAAAAATTGCCCAATGGCTATCATCAGGTTGGTATCCATATTGCGGATGTAAGCTACTACGTATTGCCAGCTACTTTACTTGATCAAGAGGCTTATAAGCGTAATACTTCTGTATACCTAGTGGACCGTTGTATCCCTATGCTACCAGAACTACTTTCCAATGAACTCTGCTCTTTACACCCAGGTAGCGCTAAATTAGCTTTTTCCGTTATTTTTGAACTAGATGATCAGGGAAAAGTGCATAATAAATGGTTCGGTGAAACCGTTATTACATCCCATAAGCAATTTACTTACGAAGAAGCCCAAGCAACCTTGGATAACCAAACAGCTGCGTTCTATCAAGAGCTAGTAGCATTAAACGCTTTAGCCAAACAACTGCGGGCAAAACGTTTTAAAAAGGGTGCCATAAACTTTGAAACCAGAGAACTGCGTTTTACGCTCGATCCCAATGGTAAGCCATTGCAGATTGTACCAAAAGTAACCTTAGAAACCCATAAGCTTATTGAAGAGTTTATGCTACTAGCCAATCGAGAGGTTGCTACTTATGTAGCAAAAAAAATTCAAAGCAAAAAGAATGAAAAAAAGAACGAAATAGCACCTGTTTTTATTTATAGGACACATGATAAACCAGATCCAAGCAAATTAAGCGAATTCTTTCTATTTGTACAGCAATTGGGCTATACCATTAAACCAGGTAACCGACCTATATTTAAAACAATGCATCATTTGGAAGAGGCTATCCGAGGCAAACCAGAAGAGCCTATTATACAAGCGCTCGCCATCCGCTCTATGGCAAAAGCTTTATATACAACCAAACCAAATCCCCACTTTGCATTGGCTTTCTCCCATTATAGTCACTTTACCTCACCTATTAGAAGATACTCAGATATAGTAGCACATCGCCTTTTAAAACTTTACTTAAAGGGTAAATGGCTATGCGAACAGATGGTATTGGAGGAAGCAAACTGTCAATATGCGGTAGAACGAGAATACATCGCAGCTAGCGCAGAAAGAGCTTCTATAAAATATAAACAAGTAGAGTTTCTACAAAATCTAAAGAATGAGACATTTGATGGCATTATTAGTGGCATAACGGAATGGAACCTCTACATAGAAATTGTAACCAATGGATGTGAGGGGGTCGTGCGATTGGCAGATCTTACAGATGATGTCTACCGCTTTGAAGCAAAACAGTTCCAGATTATAGGAAAATACACAAAAAAATGCTACCGATTGGGAGATAGCGTAAAGGTATCGATCAAAAGCTGCGATCTGGATAAACGCTATGTCTATTTCTGCTTGCACGCACACGCTCATTGA
- a CDS encoding transposase has translation MNKNEGDKFWLGNLTKLKNRGMNDMLITCTANLSGISEAIAAVYPKTEHQVCIVHQIRNSLQYVSYKHKKSLTGNLKPIYTEVTEEEAEMALETFATK, from the coding sequence ATGAATAAAAATGAAGGAGATAAATTTTGGTTAGGAAACTTAACAAAGCTCAAAAATCGTGGTATGAACGATATGCTAATTACTTGTACAGCTAATTTATCAGGTATATCTGAAGCCATCGCTGCTGTATACCCTAAAACTGAACATCAAGTCTGTATTGTGCACCAAATTAGAAACAGCTTGCAATATGTTTCTTATAAACATAAAAAGTCATTAACTGGTAACTTAAAGCCAATTTACACTGAAGTTACTGAAGAAGAAGCAGAGATGGCCTTAGAAACGTTTGCTACTAAGTAA
- a CDS encoding Rpn family recombination-promoting nuclease/putative transposase: MEKITPKIDLAFKKIFGVEENKDLLIALINATVSSEDQVVDLTLLNPYNPKNFRSDKLSILDVKAIGETGKRFNIEIQITDEADYDKRALYYWAKLYTDQLKSSETYSSLNKAIGIHILNFISITDSNKYHNVFHIREQESGLPYFTDLELHTIELIKFSNDPKEDLETLLKKIKNSLDIWIAFLTRHDLLNKDNLPQPLNSNSLKKALHVLDTINFTAEERMAYEDRLKWLRIEANTLEKARNEGKAEGKAEGKAEGEMAKALSIAKAMLQHGYPIEAISSLTGLSTEQIKQITQYS; the protein is encoded by the coding sequence ATGGAAAAAATTACGCCAAAAATAGATTTGGCCTTTAAAAAAATCTTTGGGGTAGAAGAAAATAAGGATTTATTAATTGCATTAATAAATGCTACTGTTTCTTCGGAGGACCAAGTGGTAGATCTTACCCTATTAAATCCCTATAACCCAAAAAATTTTAGAAGTGATAAACTATCCATACTAGATGTGAAAGCCATAGGAGAAACAGGGAAAAGGTTTAATATAGAAATTCAAATTACAGATGAGGCAGATTATGATAAACGCGCTTTATATTATTGGGCTAAGCTGTATACTGATCAATTAAAATCTTCTGAGACTTACTCCTCTTTAAACAAAGCAATAGGAATTCATATTCTTAATTTTATTTCTATAACAGATAGCAATAAGTATCATAATGTATTCCATATCAGAGAACAAGAGAGTGGACTGCCCTACTTTACCGATCTGGAATTGCATACCATAGAGCTGATTAAGTTCAGTAACGATCCAAAGGAAGACCTAGAAACATTATTAAAAAAAATAAAGAATTCGTTAGACATTTGGATAGCTTTTCTTACCCGACATGACTTACTCAACAAAGATAATTTGCCCCAACCGTTAAATAGCAACAGCTTAAAAAAGGCGTTGCATGTTTTAGATACGATAAACTTCACTGCTGAGGAAAGAATGGCTTATGAAGATCGCTTGAAATGGTTAAGGATAGAAGCGAATACGCTAGAGAAAGCTAGAAACGAAGGTAAAGCAGAGGGTAAAGCAGAAGGTAAAGCAGAGGGAGAAATGGCAAAAGCCCTTTCTATAGCTAAGGCTATGCTTCAGCATGGTTACCCTATAGAAGCTATTAGCTCACTAACTGGATTATCTACAGAACAGATTAAGCAGATTACGCAATATTCCTAA
- a CDS encoding Rpn family recombination-promoting nuclease/putative transposase: protein MEKITPKIDLAFKKIFGVEENKDLLIALINATVSPEDQVVDLTLLNPYNPKNFRSDKLSILDVKAIGETGKRFNIEIQITDEADYDKRALYYWAKLYTDQLKSSETYSSLNKAIGIHILNFISITDSNKYHNVFHIREQESGLPYFTDLELHTIELIKFSNDPKEDLETLLKKIKNSLDIWIAFLTRHDLLNKDNLPQPLNSNSLKKALHVLDTINFTAEERMAYEDRLKWLRIEANTLEKARNEGKAEGKAEGKAEGKAEGKAEGEMAKAFSIAKAMLQHGYPIEAISSLTGLSTEQIKQITQYS from the coding sequence ATGGAAAAAATTACGCCAAAAATAGATTTGGCCTTTAAAAAAATCTTTGGGGTAGAAGAAAATAAGGATCTATTGATTGCGTTAATAAATGCTACTGTTTCTCCGGAGGACCAAGTGGTAGATCTTACCCTATTAAATCCCTATAACCCAAAAAATTTTAGAAGTGATAAACTATCTATACTAGATGTGAAAGCCATAGGAGAAACAGGGAAAAGGTTTAATATAGAAATTCAAATTACAGATGAAGCAGATTATGATAAACGCGCTTTATATTATTGGGCTAAGCTGTATACTGATCAATTAAAATCTTCTGAGACTTACTCCTCTTTAAACAAAGCAATAGGAATTCATATTCTTAATTTTATTTCTATAACAGATAGCAATAAGTATCATAATGTATTCCATATCAGAGAACAAGAGAGTGGACTGCCCTATTTTACCGATCTGGAATTGCATACCATAGAGCTGATTAAGTTCAGTAACGATCCAAAGGAAGACCTGGAAACATTATTAAAAAAAATAAAGAATTCGTTAGACATTTGGATAGCTTTTCTTACCCGACATGACTTACTCAACAAAGATAATTTGCCCCAACCGTTAAATAGCAACAGCTTAAAAAAGGCGTTGCATGTTTTAGATACGATAAACTTCACTGCTGAGGAAAGAATGGCTTATGAAGATCGCTTGAAATGGTTAAGGATAGAAGCGAATACGCTAGAGAAAGCTAGAAACGAAGGTAAAGCAGAAGGTAAAGCAGAGGGTAAAGCAGAGGGTAAAGCAGAAGGTAAAGCAGAAGGAGAAATGGCAAAAGCCTTTTCTATAGCTAAGGCTATGCTTCAGCATGGTTACCCTATAGAAGCTATTAGCTCACTAACTGGATTATCTACAGAACAGATTAAGCAGATTACGCAATATTCCTAA
- a CDS encoding Rpn family recombination-promoting nuclease/putative transposase, which yields MEKITPKIDLAFKKIFGVEENKDLLIALINATVSPEDQVVDLTLLNPYNPKNFRSDKLSILDVKAIGETGKRFNIEIQITDEADYDKRALYYWAKLYTDQLKSSETYSSLNKAIGIHILNFISITDSNKYHNVFHIREQESGLPYFTDLELHTIELIKFSNDPKENLETLLKKIKNSLDIWIAFLTRHDLLNKDNLPQPLNSNSLKKALHVLDTINFTAEERMAYEDRLKWLRIEANTLEKARNEGKAEGKAEGKAEGKAEGKAEGKAEGEMAKALSIAKAMLQHGYPIEAISSLTGLSTEQIKQITQYS from the coding sequence ATGGAAAAAATTACGCCAAAAATAGATTTGGCCTTTAAAAAAATATTTGGGGTAGAAGAAAATAAGGATTTATTAATTGCATTAATAAATGCTACTGTTTCTCCGGAGGATCAAGTGGTAGATCTTACCCTATTAAATCCCTATAACCCAAAAAATTTTAGAAGTGATAAACTATCTATACTAGATGTGAAAGCCATAGGAGAAACAGGGAAAAGGTTTAATATAGAAATTCAAATTACAGATGAGGCAGATTATGATAAACGCGCTTTATATTATTGGGCTAAGCTGTATACTGATCAATTAAAATCTTCTGAGACTTACTCCTCTTTAAACAAAGCAATAGGAATTCATATCCTTAATTTTATTTCTATAACAGATAGCAATAAGTATCATAATGTATTCCATATCAGAGAACAAGAGAGTGGACTGCCCTACTTTACCGATCTGGAATTGCATACCATAGAGCTGATTAAGTTCAGTAACGATCCAAAGGAAAACCTAGAAACATTATTAAAAAAAATAAAGAATTCGTTAGACATTTGGATAGCTTTTCTTACCCGACATGACTTACTCAACAAAGATAATTTGCCCCAACCGTTAAATAGCAACAGCTTAAAAAAGGCGTTGCATGTTTTAGATACGATAAACTTCACTGCTGAGGAAAGAATGGCTTATGAAGATCGCTTGAAATGGTTAAGGATAGAAGCGAATACGCTAGAGAAAGCTAGAAACGAAGGTAAAGCAGAGGGTAAAGCAGAAGGTAAAGCAGAAGGTAAAGCAGAGGGTAAAGCAGAAGGTAAAGCAGAGGGAGAAATGGCAAAAGCCCTTTCTATAGCTAAGGCTATGCTTCAGCATGGTTACCCTATAGAAGCTATTAGCTCACTAACTGGATTATCTACAGAACAAATTAAGCAGATTACGCAATATTCCTAA
- a CDS encoding Rpn family recombination-promoting nuclease/putative transposase, with protein sequence MEKITPKIDLAFKKIFGVEENKDLLIALINATVSPEDQVVDLTLLNPYNPKNFRSDKLSILDVKAIGETGKRFNIEIQITDEADYDKRALYYWAKLYTDQLKSSETYSSLNKAIGIHILNFISITDSNKYHNVFHIREQESGLPYFTDLELHTIELIKFSNDPKENLETLLKKIKNSLDIWIAFLTRHDLLNKDNLPQPLNSNSLKKALHVLDTINFTAEERMAYEDRLKWLRIEANTLEKARNEGKAEGKAEGKAEGKAEGEMAKAFSIAKAMLQHGYPIEAISSLTGLSTEQIKQITQYS encoded by the coding sequence ATGGAAAAAATTACGCCAAAAATAGATTTGGCCTTTAAAAAAATATTTGGGGTAGAAGAAAATAAGGATCTATTGATTGCGTTAATAAATGCTACTGTTTCTCCGGAGGATCAAGTGGTAGATCTTACCCTATTAAATCCCTATAACCCAAAAAATTTTAGAAGTGATAAACTATCCATACTAGATGTGAAAGCCATAGGAGAAACAGGGAAAAGGTTTAATATAGAAATTCAAATTACAGATGAAGCAGATTATGATAAACGCGCCTTATATTATTGGGCTAAGCTGTATACTGATCAATTAAAATCTTCTGAGACTTACTCCTCTTTAAACAAAGCAATAGGAATTCATATTCTTAATTTTATTTCTATAACAGATAGCAATAAGTATCATAATGTATTCCATATCAGAGAACAAGAGAGTGGACTGCCCTATTTTACCGATCTGGAATTGCATACCATAGAGCTGATTAAGTTCAGTAACGATCCAAAGGAAAACCTAGAAACATTATTAAAAAAAATAAAGAATTCGTTAGACATTTGGATAGCTTTTCTTACCCGACATGACTTACTCAACAAAGATAATTTGCCCCAACCGTTAAATAGCAACAGCTTAAAAAAGGCGTTGCATGTTTTAGATACGATAAACTTCACTGCTGAGGAAAGAATGGCTTATGAAGATCGCTTGAAATGGTTAAGGATAGAAGCGAATACGCTAGAGAAAGCTAGAAACGAAGGTAAAGCAGAAGGTAAAGCAGAGGGTAAAGCAGAAGGTAAAGCAGAGGGAGAAATGGCAAAAGCCTTTTCTATAGCTAAGGCTATGCTTCAGCATGGTTACCCTATAGAAGCTATTAGCTCACTAACTGGATTATCTACAGAACAGATTAAGCAGATTACGCAATATTCCTAA
- a CDS encoding Rpn family recombination-promoting nuclease/putative transposase, whose product MEKITPKIDLAFKKIFGVEENKDLLIALINATVSPEDQVVDLTLLNPYNPKNFRSDKLSILDVKAIGETGKRFNIEIQITDEADYDKRALYYWAKLYTDQLKSSETYSSLNKAIGIHILNFISITDSNKYHNVFHIREQESGLPYFTDLELHTIELIKFSNDPKEDLETLLKKIKNSLDIWIAFLTRHDLLNKDNLPQPLNSNSLKKALHVLDTINFTAEERMAYEDRLKWLRIEANTLEKARNEGKAEGEMAKALSIAKAMLQHGYPIEAISSLTGLSTEQIKQITQYS is encoded by the coding sequence ATGGAAAAAATTACGCCAAAAATAGATTTGGCCTTTAAAAAAATCTTTGGGGTAGAAGAAAATAAGGATCTATTGATTGCATTAATAAATGCTACTGTTTCTCCGGAGGATCAAGTGGTAGATCTTACCCTATTAAATCCCTATAACCCAAAAAATTTTAGAAGTGATAAACTATCCATACTAGATGTGAAAGCCATAGGAGAAACAGGGAAAAGGTTTAATATAGAAATTCAAATTACAGATGAGGCAGATTATGATAAACGCGCTTTATATTATTGGGCTAAGCTGTATACTGATCAATTAAAATCTTCTGAGACTTACTCCTCTTTAAACAAAGCAATAGGAATTCATATCCTTAATTTTATTTCTATAACAGATAGCAATAAGTATCATAATGTATTCCATATCAGAGAACAAGAGAGTGGACTGCCCTACTTTACTGACCTGGAATTGCATACCATAGAGCTGATTAAGTTCAGTAACGATCCAAAGGAAGACCTGGAAACATTATTAAAAAAAATAAAGAATTCGTTAGACATTTGGATAGCTTTTCTTACCCGACATGACTTACTCAACAAAGATAATTTGCCCCAACCGTTAAATAGCAACAGCTTAAAAAAGGCGTTGCATGTTTTAGATACGATAAACTTCACTGCTGAGGAAAGAATGGCTTATGAAGATCGCTTGAAATGGTTAAGGATAGAAGCGAATACGCTAGAGAAAGCTAGAAACGAAGGTAAAGCAGAGGGAGAAATGGCAAAAGCCCTTTCTATAGCTAAGGCTATGCTTCAGCATGGTTACCCTATAGAAGCTATTAGCTCACTAACTGGATTATCTACAGAACAAATTAAGCAGATTACGCAATATTCCTAA